Proteins encoded by one window of Actinomycetota bacterium:
- a CDS encoding DUF998 domain-containing protein produces MTRPVVHGKGLWDKLVRREQGLQARPAPRLKTFTQRHPWLGPVVWMAAASYFVVQLGVAQAWNNPGYSWLNNSISDLGTTVCTHAICSPRHAWMNTEFFVLGLIMATGAVLIYQEFTDGEPEQRLRARIGFAAFVICGVGAMVVGAFPENLSRTMHIIGAIPGIAAGTVGIFILARALTLPEGLRVPMLAVPPVAIGAGILFAVHINLGIGAGTMERIAAYPASVWLIAFGAYIARTHSSRPRSAPADHRRR; encoded by the coding sequence ATGACGCGGCCGGTGGTGCACGGGAAGGGCCTCTGGGACAAGCTGGTCCGGCGTGAGCAGGGCCTCCAAGCCCGGCCCGCCCCACGGCTCAAGACCTTCACGCAGCGCCATCCGTGGCTGGGACCCGTCGTCTGGATGGCAGCAGCCTCCTATTTCGTGGTGCAGCTCGGGGTCGCCCAAGCCTGGAACAATCCGGGATACAGCTGGCTCAACAACAGCATCAGCGACCTCGGCACCACGGTGTGCACGCACGCCATCTGCTCGCCCCGGCACGCCTGGATGAACACCGAGTTCTTCGTGCTGGGCCTCATCATGGCCACGGGCGCTGTACTCATCTATCAGGAATTCACTGACGGAGAACCGGAGCAGCGGCTGCGGGCACGGATAGGCTTCGCGGCCTTTGTGATCTGCGGTGTGGGTGCCATGGTCGTGGGTGCCTTCCCGGAGAACCTGTCCCGCACCATGCACATCATCGGCGCGATTCCCGGCATAGCGGCCGGCACGGTGGGAATCTTCATCCTCGCCCGCGCCCTGACGCTCCCGGAAGGCTTGCGGGTTCCCATGCTCGCCGTCCCGCCGGTAGCGATCGGGGCGGGCATCCTGTTCGCCGTGCACATCAATCTGGGCATCGGTGCGGGCACCATGGAGCGGATCGCCGCCTACCCGGCCAGCGTGTGGCTCATCGCGTTCGGGGCCTACATCGCCCGCACACATTCCTCGCGCCCGAGGTCCGCGCCGGCAGACCACAGGAGGCGGTAG
- a CDS encoding M64 family metallopeptidase — translation MADSVTQILNSGPPGTKVNIAVLGDGFAAGDQSTYNNKVDDLLLNGVFKHDYYFEDISGFNIFRVNLISVDSGVSTKTYDEHGTPADPSDDTVTSQTTRNTALGYIFSGSWAHCWLEGGPNTSALVSAALAKWVPDYQLCLILLNNPGFGGCGGGGFAVLPMGVDWTTVAHEFGHGYGGLGDEYCAARAYSGGEPGVPNDTINTNRATLKWGNFVNPSTPVPTGTGSCVGYNQGTKPADWDDNKSVGLFEGGGTNNTGMYRPALSCRMISNSPPYCTVCYTTIKRKSDPKTARTFLDAHMGDFNGDGKDDLLLHNGNSLMLYRSLGNAFDVAFSCVDRVPGSWQFQAHDQFFIGDFDGDHQAEVVVFNGQDWVMPYLGLLDSDGQGGLHLVARYDGSMPGWQFTAGDQFFVGDFDGDGKTDLYVFNGHNWSMPYVGMLRSNGSSLSLVHRYDATMPGWQMKPGDQHFVGDFNGDGKADLWVFNGGEWSMPYLTCMLSQGNSLAQAHRWDSTMPDWQMKPGDQHFVGDFNGDGKADLYVFNGSDWSMAYLGMLRSDGANLAMVERYDGNAPGWQMRKNDQHWIADVNGDGKADLFVYNWQDWSTQYLGTMISNGSALSASWVADWVGEWNLGAVDRFEPCNYEGVAGRRDLVVHNQDWLGLIHATPGLSLQKIYYRFIHNYPYGRNW, via the coding sequence ATGGCGGACAGCGTGACGCAGATTCTCAATTCCGGTCCTCCGGGCACCAAGGTCAACATCGCGGTGCTCGGGGATGGCTTTGCCGCCGGCGACCAGAGCACCTACAACAACAAGGTGGACGACCTGCTGCTGAACGGGGTCTTCAAGCACGACTACTACTTCGAGGACATCTCGGGCTTCAACATCTTCCGGGTGAACCTCATCTCGGTGGACTCCGGGGTCAGCACCAAAACCTATGACGAGCACGGCACCCCGGCCGACCCGAGCGACGACACGGTCACCAGCCAGACCACCCGCAACACGGCGCTCGGCTACATCTTCAGCGGGTCCTGGGCGCATTGCTGGCTCGAGGGCGGCCCGAACACCAGCGCCCTGGTGAGCGCCGCCCTGGCCAAGTGGGTGCCCGACTACCAGCTGTGCCTGATCCTGCTCAACAACCCGGGCTTCGGCGGCTGCGGGGGCGGCGGGTTCGCCGTGCTCCCGATGGGGGTTGACTGGACGACGGTCGCCCACGAATTCGGCCACGGCTACGGCGGGCTGGGCGACGAGTACTGCGCCGCCCGCGCCTACTCCGGCGGCGAGCCCGGGGTGCCCAACGACACCATCAACACCAACCGGGCCACCCTCAAGTGGGGCAACTTCGTGAACCCATCCACCCCCGTGCCCACCGGCACGGGCAGCTGCGTCGGCTACAACCAGGGCACCAAGCCGGCGGACTGGGACGACAACAAGAGCGTCGGGCTGTTCGAGGGCGGCGGCACCAACAACACCGGCATGTACCGCCCGGCGCTGTCGTGCCGCATGATCAGCAACTCCCCGCCCTACTGCACGGTCTGCTACACCACCATCAAGCGCAAGTCGGACCCGAAGACCGCCCGCACGTTCCTTGACGCCCACATGGGCGACTTCAACGGCGATGGCAAGGACGACCTGTTGCTGCACAACGGAAACTCGCTGATGTTGTACCGCAGCCTGGGCAATGCCTTCGATGTGGCGTTCAGCTGCGTGGACCGGGTACCGGGCTCCTGGCAGTTCCAGGCCCACGACCAGTTCTTCATCGGCGACTTCGACGGCGACCACCAGGCCGAGGTCGTGGTCTTCAACGGGCAGGACTGGGTCATGCCCTACCTCGGCCTGCTCGACTCCGACGGCCAGGGTGGCCTGCACCTGGTCGCCCGCTACGACGGCTCGATGCCGGGCTGGCAGTTCACCGCCGGGGACCAGTTCTTCGTGGGCGACTTCGATGGTGACGGCAAGACCGACCTCTACGTGTTCAATGGCCACAACTGGTCGATGCCCTACGTGGGCATGCTGCGCTCGAACGGCTCCTCGCTGTCGCTGGTGCACCGCTACGACGCCACGATGCCGGGCTGGCAGATGAAGCCGGGCGACCAGCACTTCGTCGGCGACTTCAACGGCGACGGCAAGGCCGACCTGTGGGTCTTCAACGGCGGCGAGTGGTCGATGCCCTACCTCACCTGCATGCTCAGCCAGGGAAACTCGCTGGCCCAGGCGCACCGCTGGGACTCGACGATGCCCGACTGGCAGATGAAGCCGGGCGACCAGCACTTCGTCGGCGACTTCAACGGCGACGGCAAGGCCGACCTCTACGTGTTCAACGGATCGGACTGGTCGATGGCATACCTCGGGATGCTCCGCTCCGACGGCGCCAACCTCGCCATGGTCGAGCGCTACGACGGCAACGCCCCGGGCTGGCAGATGCGCAAGAACGACCAGCACTGGATCGCCGACGTCAACGGCGACGGCAAGGCCGACCTGTTCGTCTACAACTGGCAGGACTGGTCGACGCAGTACCTGGGGACCATGATCTCCAACGGCTCCGCCCTTTCGGCCAGCTGGGTGGCCGACTGGGTCGGCGAGTGGAACCTCGGCGCCGTGGACCGCTTCGAGCCGTGCAACTACGAAGGGGTCGCCGGCCGGCGGGACCTGGTGGTGCACAACCAGGACTGGCTGGGCCTCATCCACGCCACCCCGGGGCTGTCGCTGCAGAAGATCTACTACCGCTTCATCCACAACTACCCCTACGGGCGAAACTGGTGA
- a CDS encoding sigma-70 family RNA polymerase sigma factor, whose translation MADTDWLTEAFEANRGRLRGVAYRMLGSASEADDAVQEAWLRVNAAGADGVENLGAWLMTITARVCLNMLRSQRSRREEFFESAPEAAAGLAGEADPESEAILADSVGAALQVVLDTLAPPERLAFVLHDLFAMPFDEIAPILGRSATAARQMASRARRRVQGAEMDAGRPRHPHRAIVDAFLTAARGGDVTELLGLLDPDVVLTADAGSSGFGEPRVVRGAEAVVRGATQFPARARWARAALVNGKPGMVLDPGGKLLGALTMEIKGGRITAVDIIGDVDRLVALTVAAL comes from the coding sequence ATGGCCGACACCGACTGGCTCACGGAGGCCTTCGAGGCCAACCGGGGCAGGCTCCGGGGGGTTGCCTACCGGATGCTGGGTTCCGCCTCCGAGGCGGACGACGCCGTCCAGGAGGCCTGGCTCCGAGTGAACGCCGCCGGGGCCGACGGCGTCGAGAACCTGGGAGCATGGCTGATGACCATCACCGCGCGGGTGTGTCTGAACATGCTGCGCTCCCAGCGGTCCCGGCGCGAGGAGTTCTTCGAGTCGGCCCCGGAGGCGGCTGCTGGTTTGGCGGGCGAGGCCGACCCTGAGTCCGAGGCGATCCTGGCCGACTCCGTCGGGGCGGCGCTGCAGGTGGTGCTCGACACCCTGGCGCCGCCCGAGCGCCTCGCCTTCGTGCTGCACGACCTGTTCGCCATGCCCTTCGACGAGATCGCCCCGATCCTGGGCCGCTCGGCGACAGCCGCCCGGCAGATGGCGAGCCGGGCGCGGCGGCGGGTGCAGGGGGCCGAGATGGATGCTGGCCGGCCCCGCCACCCGCACCGGGCCATCGTTGACGCCTTTCTGACGGCCGCCCGGGGCGGCGATGTCACCGAGTTGCTGGGCCTGCTGGACCCCGATGTCGTGCTCACCGCCGACGCCGGATCGAGCGGGTTTGGGGAGCCGAGGGTGGTGCGAGGCGCCGAGGCTGTCGTCCGGGGCGCCACCCAGTTCCCGGCCCGCGCCCGGTGGGCACGGGCAGCCCTGGTCAACGGCAAGCCCGGGATGGTGCTCGACCCGGGCGGGAAGCTGCTGGGCGCCCTCACCATGGAGATCAAGGGAGGACGGATCACGGCCGTGGACATCATCGGCGACGTCGATCGGCTGGTGGCCCTGACGGTTGCCGCCTTATGA
- a CDS encoding carboxymuconolactone decarboxylase family protein encodes MARLTGVTEGNAGVVMKVLYRFMRRGMRALAGRSPERGLEPLEMFAVLPRLLRAYGRLEQATTKLGGTDRRTHALATLKAATLTQCEYCIDIGSAIARRWGLTDEEMVALPVHPTSDVFSAVDKLVLDYAAGMSRTPVQVPDELFAALCQHFSEAQIVELTHLIALENYRGRFNLALGIGAAGFSEGLVCAVPVGAGG; translated from the coding sequence ATGGCGAGGTTGACGGGAGTGACCGAGGGCAATGCAGGCGTGGTGATGAAGGTGCTGTACCGCTTCATGCGTCGGGGGATGCGGGCCCTGGCCGGGCGGTCCCCGGAGCGGGGGCTTGAGCCGCTGGAAATGTTCGCCGTGCTCCCCCGGCTGCTGCGGGCCTACGGGCGCCTGGAGCAGGCCACGACCAAGCTGGGAGGCACCGACCGGCGGACCCACGCCTTGGCCACACTCAAGGCGGCCACCCTGACCCAGTGCGAGTACTGCATCGACATCGGGTCGGCGATCGCCCGCCGTTGGGGTCTCACCGATGAGGAAATGGTCGCCCTCCCCGTGCACCCGACCAGCGACGTGTTCAGCGCCGTCGACAAGCTGGTCCTGGACTACGCCGCGGGCATGAGCCGGACGCCGGTGCAGGTGCCCGACGAGCTCTTCGCCGCCCTGTGCCAGCACTTCAGCGAGGCGCAGATCGTGGAGCTGACCCACCTGATCGCCCTGGAGAACTACCGGGGCCGGTTCAACCTCGCCCTGGGGATCGGGGCTGCGGGCTTCAGCGAGGGCTTGGTGTGCGCAGTGCCGGTGGGCGCCGGCGGATAG
- a CDS encoding thiamine pyrophosphate-dependent enzyme, which yields MTDDAADRADRADRADRGPVIRLEKDGPLIVEGLKEFRNSRGEAIRVRTSMRLCRCGNSSTKPYCDSTHKRVGWTDGKGDDRVPDHLDTYAGPEVTIVDNRGLCSHAGFCTRGLPAVWRTGAEPWIDPAAAPGSEIVDTVRRCPSGALNVVPAPGGSLAPGPGPGGPRIEITHNGPYRIRGGVTLEGVVFGEGASREHFTLCRCGHSRNKPFCDGSHWYAGFRDDEGATIAAAARAAGDMTEEWLPVAQAGDVPDGAVRAVSVGEVPVALVHTGGAWYALEGRCPHQGGPLGEGLLCAGALRCPWHGYDFAPATGAGVGNELRAVTLQVRERDGVVEVLAPKPKHPAWTVSHVVVETLVNWGIDTVFGMVGHSNLGLAEALRVQAERGRLRYIGIRHEGAAAFACAGYAKVTGRPAACLSIAGPGATNLLTGLWDAKLDRAPVVALTGQVQTQVMGPGTFQEVDLASAFAAVARFSHTVLPGSRHAELASLAMKTAVVERDVAHLIFPDEVQTLDAGSEGPGTPEGRLGPTDVAPSPGAVASALSRIRRARRPVVIVGYGARGAMGEVVALAEALGAPVITTFKAKGQISDSHPLGAGVLGRSGTPVASWFMNESDLLIVFGASFSDHTGITTSRPIIQVDFDRMALAKFHPVDEAVWGDIATTAAVLRRGLPTGGRWEDRRAELAQRWAAWRAEKAARAAKDNGAGVNSAALFAVLSEVLPEDAIVCVDVGNNTYSFGRYFECRRQSVVMSGYLGSIGFGFPAAMGAWAARTGRPVVSVSGDGGFGQYLAEVTTAVEHGMDITHVLLNNNELGKISKEQRDGEWKVWQTALHNPNFADYARLCGAYGRRVERAEDLAAVLAEALATPGPALVEVMTDPLLT from the coding sequence GTGACCGACGACGCCGCTGACCGCGCTGACCGCGCTGACCGCGCTGACCGCGGGCCCGTCATCCGCCTGGAGAAGGACGGGCCGCTCATCGTCGAGGGTCTGAAGGAGTTCCGCAACTCCCGGGGGGAGGCGATCCGGGTGCGTACGAGCATGCGCCTGTGCCGCTGCGGCAACTCATCGACCAAGCCGTACTGCGATTCCACCCACAAGCGGGTGGGGTGGACCGACGGCAAGGGCGACGACCGGGTCCCCGACCACCTGGACACCTACGCCGGCCCCGAGGTCACCATCGTGGACAACCGGGGGCTCTGCTCGCACGCCGGGTTCTGCACCCGGGGGCTGCCGGCGGTGTGGCGCACCGGTGCGGAGCCGTGGATCGATCCCGCCGCAGCCCCGGGGAGCGAGATCGTCGACACCGTGCGCCGCTGCCCGTCCGGGGCGCTGAACGTTGTGCCCGCGCCCGGCGGGAGCCTCGCCCCCGGCCCCGGTCCCGGCGGGCCGCGCATCGAGATCACCCACAACGGCCCGTACCGGATCAGAGGCGGCGTGACCCTCGAGGGCGTCGTCTTCGGGGAGGGCGCCAGCCGGGAGCATTTCACCCTGTGCCGGTGCGGCCACTCCCGCAACAAGCCGTTCTGCGACGGGAGCCACTGGTACGCCGGTTTCCGGGACGACGAGGGGGCCACGATCGCGGCGGCTGCCCGGGCGGCCGGCGACATGACCGAGGAATGGCTACCGGTGGCGCAGGCCGGCGATGTGCCTGACGGCGCGGTGCGGGCGGTGTCGGTGGGCGAGGTCCCGGTGGCCCTGGTGCACACCGGGGGTGCCTGGTACGCCCTCGAGGGGCGCTGCCCGCACCAGGGGGGGCCGCTGGGCGAGGGCCTGCTGTGCGCCGGGGCGCTGCGGTGCCCGTGGCACGGCTACGACTTCGCCCCCGCCACCGGGGCAGGGGTGGGCAACGAGCTGCGCGCCGTGACCCTGCAGGTCCGGGAGCGGGACGGGGTGGTGGAGGTGCTGGCCCCCAAGCCGAAGCACCCGGCGTGGACGGTGAGCCACGTGGTGGTCGAGACGCTCGTCAACTGGGGGATCGACACTGTCTTCGGCATGGTGGGCCACTCCAACCTCGGCCTGGCCGAGGCCCTCCGGGTGCAGGCGGAGCGGGGGCGGCTCCGCTACATCGGGATCCGCCACGAGGGGGCGGCGGCCTTTGCCTGTGCCGGCTATGCCAAGGTGACCGGCCGGCCGGCGGCCTGCCTCTCGATCGCCGGGCCCGGGGCCACCAACCTGCTGACCGGCCTGTGGGACGCCAAGCTCGACCGGGCGCCCGTCGTCGCCCTCACCGGGCAGGTGCAGACCCAGGTCATGGGACCAGGGACGTTCCAGGAGGTCGACCTCGCCTCGGCCTTCGCCGCCGTCGCCCGCTTCAGCCACACGGTGCTGCCCGGCAGCCGGCACGCCGAGCTGGCGTCCCTGGCGATGAAGACCGCGGTGGTGGAGCGCGATGTCGCCCACCTGATCTTCCCCGACGAGGTGCAGACCCTCGATGCCGGCTCCGAGGGCCCCGGTACCCCCGAGGGGCGCCTCGGGCCGACCGACGTCGCCCCCTCGCCCGGCGCCGTGGCCAGCGCCCTGTCCCGCATCCGCCGGGCCCGCCGCCCGGTGGTCATCGTGGGCTACGGCGCCCGGGGGGCCATGGGCGAGGTGGTGGCGCTGGCCGAGGCGCTCGGCGCCCCGGTGATCACCACCTTCAAGGCGAAGGGCCAGATCTCCGACTCCCACCCCCTGGGGGCCGGGGTGCTCGGCCGCAGCGGCACGCCGGTGGCGAGCTGGTTCATGAACGAGTCGGACCTGCTCATCGTGTTCGGGGCGTCGTTCTCGGACCACACCGGCATCACCACCAGCCGGCCGATCATCCAGGTGGACTTCGACCGGATGGCCCTGGCGAAGTTCCATCCCGTGGACGAGGCGGTCTGGGGTGACATCGCCACCACGGCGGCGGTGCTCCGCCGGGGGCTGCCTACCGGGGGCCGCTGGGAGGACCGGCGCGCCGAACTGGCCCAGCGCTGGGCGGCATGGCGGGCTGAGAAGGCGGCCCGGGCCGCGAAAGACAACGGAGCCGGGGTCAACTCAGCTGCCCTGTTCGCCGTCCTGTCCGAGGTCCTCCCCGAAGACGCCATCGTCTGCGTCGACGTCGGCAACAACACGTACTCGTTCGGCCGGTATTTCGAGTGCCGGCGCCAGTCGGTGGTCATGTCCGGCTACCTGGGCTCGATCGGCTTCGGCTTCCCGGCGGCGATGGGGGCGTGGGCGGCCCGCACCGGGCGGCCGGTGGTCTCCGTGAGCGGTGACGGGGGCTTCGGCCAGTACCTGGCCGAGGTGACCACCGCCGTGGAGCACGGCATGGACATCACCCACGTGCTGCTGAACAACAACGAGCTGGGCAAGATCTCGAAGGAGCAGCGCGACGGGGAATGGAAGGTCTGGCAGACCGCCTTGCACAACCCGAATTTCGCCGACTACGCCCGGCTCTGCGGTGCCTACGGGCGCCGGGTCGAACGGGCCGAGGACCTCGCCGCCGTGCTGGCGGAGGCCCTGGCGACCCCGGGGCCGGCCCTGGTGGAGGTCATGACCGACCCGCTCCTGACGTAG
- a CDS encoding EndoU domain-containing protein, whose protein sequence is MLQLQRAAGNRATGTLLGSLRVQRQKFGSQEAAADWLEGQEEPGPKEHPQVYARRVLAGSVYGAPPGDFNANVRLVQAVLRARKDEGKKKPVIPPRQERATSDVMDHIMNGEIREGGAPKGFHSVNGDRPLVEKTPGTQGATDDLGCYHSGVRSIDGQIAKPKGSSFFPDTWDADRIKAAIDGANPSGRHFETREGIKLLFNDASFFPDKD, encoded by the coding sequence GTGCTCCAGCTGCAACGGGCGGCGGGCAACCGTGCCACCGGGACGCTCCTCGGGAGCCTCCGGGTGCAGCGACAGAAATTCGGATCGCAAGAGGCGGCGGCGGACTGGCTCGAGGGTCAGGAGGAGCCCGGGCCCAAGGAGCACCCGCAGGTGTACGCCAGGCGCGTCCTGGCGGGATCGGTGTACGGGGCGCCACCCGGAGACTTCAACGCCAATGTGCGGCTGGTCCAGGCCGTGCTGCGGGCACGGAAGGATGAAGGCAAGAAGAAGCCGGTGATCCCGCCCAGGCAGGAGCGGGCCACCTCCGATGTCATGGACCACATCATGAACGGCGAGATCCGCGAGGGAGGGGCTCCGAAGGGATTCCATTCAGTGAATGGTGACCGGCCCCTGGTCGAGAAGACCCCCGGAACGCAGGGGGCCACCGACGACCTCGGCTGCTACCACTCCGGGGTCCGGTCGATCGACGGGCAGATTGCGAAACCGAAGGGCTCCAGTTTCTTCCCGGATACCTGGGACGCCGATCGCATCAAGGCGGCCATCGACGGCGCCAATCCGAGCGGGCGGCATTTTGAGACCAGGGAAGGGATCAAGCTGCTCTTCAACGATGCCAGCTTCTTCCCGGACAAGGACTGA
- a CDS encoding DUF6424 family protein has translation MAATSSTDVSQVHSMKVGEVATVNVDGHPERTDSPEFLHAKAAAHKIITTLPDLFQGPGDYQMHHGGSLWLHDGKGWLLVLNEAGIEWSSQFCADPAKIEVLRQNAERIYAGFPESEKQLSALGYPGTGLLHTPITDATGVAKWTDSIFNSCVPLNQHFHIGFAKSGTIGEHNDPKPITDIQHFKVDSFQLLVMDPATGAHAAVVPVGPPGSGQSEVQVVHTSEKHPLAGELAKAQTADRRLILPADHPIAKAAFVNQT, from the coding sequence ATGGCAGCCACGAGCAGCACCGACGTCTCCCAGGTCCACTCGATGAAGGTGGGCGAGGTCGCCACCGTCAACGTCGACGGCCATCCCGAGCGCACCGACTCCCCGGAGTTCCTGCACGCCAAGGCAGCCGCCCACAAGATCATCACCACGCTGCCCGACCTCTTCCAGGGTCCGGGTGACTACCAGATGCACCACGGCGGCTCGCTGTGGCTGCACGACGGCAAAGGGTGGTTGCTGGTCCTCAACGAGGCGGGCATCGAGTGGTCCAGCCAGTTCTGCGCCGACCCCGCCAAGATCGAGGTGCTCCGCCAAAATGCCGAACGCATCTACGCTGGCTTCCCCGAGTCTGAGAAGCAGCTGAGCGCCCTCGGCTACCCGGGCACCGGCCTCCTGCACACCCCGATCACCGACGCCACGGGCGTCGCGAAATGGACCGACTCGATCTTCAACTCCTGCGTGCCGCTCAACCAGCACTTCCACATCGGCTTCGCCAAGAGCGGGACGATCGGCGAGCACAACGACCCCAAGCCCATCACCGACATCCAGCACTTCAAGGTGGACAGTTTCCAGCTCTTGGTCATGGACCCAGCCACCGGCGCCCATGCCGCCGTGGTGCCGGTCGGGCCGCCCGGATCCGGGCAGTCCGAGGTCCAGGTGGTCCACACATCGGAGAAGCACCCCCTGGCGGGCGAGCTCGCCAAGGCCCAGACTGCGGACCGGCGCCTGATCCTGCCGGCCGATCACCCCATCGCCAAGGCCGCCTTCGTCAACCAGACCTGA
- a CDS encoding DUF1206 domain-containing protein, which produces MPPSDRVLKNLARFGLASRGLVYLLLALVAVKIAAGQTGTAADQRGVFEAIARQPLGRVLLLAVAAGYGCLAVWEGFNATREMRGRVRRVAAGAKCIIYLVLSGSALAVVASFHLRSENKEVVDVTGRVMLHPGGRLLVGAVGLGLIVGGILLARQGVVRAYGGEIDLASASPGWRRAVDWAGVVGMAARGLVAGALGYFVLDSAVTFDPGHAKGIDGALRTLVHQPYGPLWLFGVAVGLAAFGTFSLLEIRFVKP; this is translated from the coding sequence GTGCCCCCCAGCGACCGGGTCCTGAAGAACCTGGCCCGGTTCGGCCTCGCCAGCCGGGGGCTCGTCTACCTCCTCCTCGCCCTGGTCGCGGTGAAGATCGCCGCAGGCCAGACCGGGACGGCAGCCGACCAGCGGGGCGTCTTCGAGGCCATCGCCCGCCAGCCGCTCGGCCGGGTTCTGTTGCTGGCGGTGGCCGCAGGCTACGGCTGCCTGGCGGTCTGGGAGGGCTTCAACGCCACCCGGGAGATGCGCGGGCGCGTGCGGCGGGTGGCTGCGGGGGCGAAATGCATCATCTACCTCGTCCTGTCAGGGTCGGCGCTCGCCGTGGTGGCATCGTTCCACCTCCGATCGGAGAACAAGGAGGTCGTCGACGTCACCGGCAGGGTGATGCTCCATCCCGGCGGCAGGCTCCTCGTCGGGGCGGTGGGGCTGGGGCTCATCGTCGGCGGCATCCTCCTCGCCCGGCAGGGCGTGGTGCGCGCCTACGGCGGGGAGATTGACCTCGCCAGCGCCTCGCCCGGGTGGCGGCGGGCGGTTGACTGGGCGGGGGTGGTCGGCATGGCGGCCCGGGGCCTGGTCGCCGGGGCGCTCGGCTACTTCGTCCTCGACTCGGCGGTGACCTTCGACCCCGGCCACGCCAAGGGGATCGACGGCGCCCTGCGCACGCTGGTGCACCAGCCCTACGGACCGTTGTGGTTGTTCGGCGTCGCCGTGGGCCTGGCGGCCTTCGGCACCTTCTCGCTGCTGGAGATTCGCTTCGTGAAGCCGTAG
- a CDS encoding VOC family protein, protein MSETMTGITRVGNVGVPTADQGRALAYYEGTLGFEKIRDMPFGGGLRWIEVAPPGSATTIAILPTPPGAPVGVDTAIRLFTPDAGATHAQLKAAGADLDDVMNFGAGVPPMFTFRDSEGNTLYIVQG, encoded by the coding sequence ATGAGCGAGACCATGACCGGCATCACCCGCGTCGGCAATGTCGGCGTGCCTACCGCCGACCAGGGCCGGGCCCTGGCGTACTACGAAGGGACGCTGGGATTCGAGAAGATCCGGGACATGCCCTTCGGCGGCGGCCTGCGATGGATCGAGGTGGCACCCCCGGGCAGCGCCACCACCATCGCCATCCTGCCCACGCCCCCCGGCGCCCCGGTCGGGGTGGACACCGCGATCCGGCTGTTCACGCCGGACGCCGGAGCCACCCACGCCCAGCTGAAGGCGGCGGGGGCCGACCTGGACGACGTCATGAACTTCGGCGCCGGCGTGCCGCCGATGTTCACCTTCCGGGACTCGGAGGGCAACACGCTGTACATCGTGCAGGGCTGA
- the coxB gene encoding cytochrome c oxidase subunit II, with product MLRADGLGALDIERFWWILFGISAAVFAIVLGLMMVALARRHRPVPADEAAGKHPEDEPAWGGSFILFSGVVVPAIILAGTFGLTLHEMNVLSSPGHHAAMTITVTGHDWWWEARYPGGAITANEIHIPTGEVVRVRLLTADVIHSFWVPQLQTKTDMIPGRTNETWLETGQPGRYRGQCAQFCGLQHAHMIFYVVADPPDTFATWLAGQAQPAPPPTGALATAGEQIFTTQTCAGCHAIRGTSAAARIGPDLTHIASRQTIGAGVLDNTAGNLAAWITDPQHAKPGADMPPTDLTPDQVQALVAYLQTLN from the coding sequence ATGCTCCGCGCCGACGGCCTCGGGGCGCTGGATATCGAGCGCTTCTGGTGGATCCTCTTCGGGATCTCCGCCGCCGTCTTCGCCATTGTCCTGGGGCTCATGATGGTGGCGCTCGCCCGCCGCCACCGGCCCGTCCCGGCTGACGAAGCCGCCGGGAAGCACCCGGAGGACGAACCTGCCTGGGGAGGGTCGTTCATCCTCTTCTCCGGCGTCGTCGTGCCGGCGATCATCCTGGCCGGCACCTTCGGCCTGACCTTGCACGAGATGAACGTCCTCTCCTCGCCCGGCCACCACGCGGCGATGACCATCACGGTGACCGGGCACGACTGGTGGTGGGAGGCCCGCTACCCGGGTGGGGCCATCACCGCCAACGAGATCCACATCCCCACCGGCGAGGTCGTCCGGGTGCGCCTGCTGACTGCCGATGTCATCCACAGCTTCTGGGTGCCGCAGCTGCAGACCAAGACCGACATGATCCCCGGCCGCACCAACGAAACCTGGCTCGAGACCGGCCAGCCCGGGCGCTACCGCGGCCAGTGCGCCCAGTTCTGCGGCCTGCAGCACGCCCACATGATCTTCTACGTGGTGGCGGACCCCCCGGACACCTTCGCCACCTGGCTGGCCGGTCAGGCGCAGCCCGCCCCCCCGCCCACCGGGGCGCTGGCGACCGCGGGCGAGCAGATCTTCACCACCCAGACCTGTGCCGGGTGCCACGCCATCCGGGGGACCTCGGCGGCGGCAAGGATCGGCCCCGACCTGACCCACATTGCCTCCCGCCAGACGATCGGAGCCGGGGTGCTCGACAACACCGCGGGGAATCTCGCCGCCTGGATCACCGACCCGCAGCACGCCAAGCCGGGCGCCGACATGCCGCCCACCGACCTCACCCCCGACCAGGTCCAGGCCCTCGTGGCCTACCTGCAAACCCTCAACTAG